The sequence AGGTTTGTCACCCATAGCCCTAGTTGCGCACCAAGTCAACAACTGTCGCATCCGTCGAGGCTCCGATAAGTCCTCGCTCTCTATGTGTTTGTAGAATTCTGCCACGTCGACCTTGTCATGTGGTAGTGCTACTGGAAAATCAGAACCCTGTCATATAAACTGAGGATGCAGGCTTCTTACCATTTGACGCTCCGGAATCGATCAATGAGCTTGCTCTTCTGCCCCTCATGCCAAAGCTACTTCGTCTTTTCCCTCTCCCGCGCTCTTGTCTCATTTCCTTATTCCGTTGAATAACAGGGGTATCAGCGAAAGGCAATGCAATTTTTGTCTCCGCGACCTGCGGTTGCGGAGTCGTCTCTCGTTCTTCATTCTCCTCTACCACACCATGCGGTAAATCTGGATCTTTCGTTTTGCCGGGACGGCCCTTCTTGGTTGTCGAGCGGCCGACAGTAGTTTCTGAGTCTTGTAGTTGTTTCTTTGAACGTGGAAGGGCCTCGTGTTCGTCAGCGGCCAGTCTTTTTGGCCTTCGTCGCGTCGGTTCCGCGACACTGTAACCATTCGGTGTCTCCAGATTCGAATCCACAACACCCGGTGAACCCTTTCTCCCTCGCCGTTTTTGGGCGGGTAGATTTTGTGGTGCTGTGTCTACGGCCGCATTTTCAGGAGACGGTCGCGGCTTTTTCGGTCGCGAAGTGCGTGAGAATTGAAACCCTTCAATGTCCTCTTCATAATCCGCTGCACAGGAAAGCAAGAGTCAGAAGTCTTCCTCCGTGCAGTCTAAAGGGATTCCTTACCAGCCTTCCTTTTCGTGGTCGCATCGCTCCAACCATTCAGAGTCGCATTCTCCTTCCCAGCAATCTTTGCGCCATTCTTCGTCCGCCCATGGATATTCGCATCCTTCGCTTGCGCCCGTGCATGCGACATGCTCGTCAACCACTCAACGGCCGATAATCGCGTGGGTGTCTGCAATACGTGAGAATTGGTAATTGCGTTTCCACCGACTGTCAGACTATGTGTTAGGATCTTAGTTCCGGAAGAGTAACTCCAATCACTTATGAACGTGTCATGCAATGCGTTGTCCAAATATGGGTGTAATGTGGCTCTATTCGTCGTGCTGGCGCGGGTAGGAACTAGGATGGTGGTCATGTCCAGGATAAAGGGATACGCAAATCGAGTATGACACTCGGGGGCAGAGAGGGCGTGCGCAGCACTTGCGAGGTAGAGTGAGGATTCCCAAGTCCCTGTAAAAACTTCGAtggatgtactccgtaatcaACTGGATTCGGCTCGCGTGGGGTCTGGTTCAAATGACTACTAGCGGGTGATATCAAAGGCGCCTAGTGCAAGCTTAAGTTCATTGTCGCGAATTCGGACGCCCGCTCTATCAAGAATTATCACCCCAGCGCCCAAAGCTATTGCCTTCTCCCACGGTTCCAACGTGCCAGGCTCGCGATCTCCGTCGGGGCAGGCTAAGCTCGTTGTCCGTCAATCTGTGTTGGTCGAGATGGCGTTTGCACCTGAAGAGCTGATCAATCCTTCGATGATTGTTATATCGTTTCGTGCCAACCGGTTCACAGCGAGGAAGAAGGCTTGCAATGCGCGTGTTGTCTCTCTGGCCCTCGCCGTCGCTGTTGTCGTCTGCTGCTGATCCGTCCGAACCTGTGTTTTGGTCTTGGCGCGTTGACAGGAAAGTGCGCTATTCTGCTTCAGGACTAGTGGCGGGTGCTTGGATGATTATATAATGTGTAGAGTAAGTTGCTCCATCACTTCATCGTAAGTAGACTCTACTTCTCGGTCTCAAGCCTACGAATTATCTCGGGGGAGCAAATTTAAATGCTGGTGCAAGGGGGAACGGTAAATAACAAATGCAAAGTACCAACTATTTTCTTTCGTTTAGCAGAGATGTCAATAGTCTTCAAGATGATACACTCTATTGAATTGACGAGCAGATAAAGCAAGCTGAGTTGCCCGCCAAAGGTTGGCAGGGACTCCAAAGGGTTGCTCATGCATAGCTCATATCCAACCTTCAAATCGTTTCCATCATGGGATCAGCTCCTGCAGGTGAACAAGATCGTTGAAGGCAATAGTGTCCATTGACAACGGGTAGCCCTAGTCGCTGTTTCAGTTCTCATGGGGACGGACGCTTGGGTTTCGCCCATGTCCCGACACCTGAGAGAATTTGCGTCACATGGCATAAAGGGTCCGAGTCCATTGAGAACCCCCTTACAAAAAGCGGGCTGATATTCCCTACAATTACTTTCTTCACCCCTTTCTCATTTTCGCCGTTCGCTTATTTGACTGCCCGAGATTTCCCTTCTATTTTCAACATGAATGGTGATCCGCTTCTAATTCAACCTGAGGGAGCCCTTGGTTTTATTGCCCTGGGATCAGCTGGGGCAATTTTCCAAGACAGCAATGGCCAAGTCATCAAAACAACTCTCAAGCACGATGTCAAAGGATGCAGCAAGCAGGTTATTGAGCATGTCCGGCATATACAGTCTATCTCGGAATTATGCATCGACCGCGAGAAATCAATTTATAAAGCATTACCGAAGCATCCTCGCGTTCTTGACTGTCTCGAAACCAAAGAAAAGAGTCTCCATTTTCCATTTTGTCGACTCGGAAATCTCCGTGATTATCTCCAGCACAATGAAATAGACAACAATATCCGGGACCAGTGGGTCAGAAATGCTATCGATTCTATCGCCGTGATACATGCCTATGGTGTGATCCATGCCGACATTAGCCCACGTAACTTTCTTGTGGCCGATGACCTATCGATCAAGCTTTGCGACTTCGCCGGATCCGCCATTGGTGACTTGCAGCCCTTAGttgaggaagaagatcgGTACCGAATTTCGCCGCTGTCGCCACGGAATTTCAAGACCGATTTGTTTGCTCTAGGCTGCTTGATCTATGAAATTTCCACTGGAATTCGCCCATATGACGAGATCGACGATACTGAAGAAGTCGAAAAGCTTTATAAAGCACATATATTTCCGAAACTTGACGGTCTTAAATACCAGAATATCATCTACAAATGTTGAACATCCCAATACGAAGGCGTGGACGAACTCCAGGGTGACTACAGTCATTGCACTTATCAGGCAAATGATGGAGGAAATCTTGCAACACTATGGAAGTACATAAGGTCAAGTCTGTTTGACAATCAACACATTACAATGGTGCTAGGTACTATTGGTGTTAGTTTTGCTTGGATATGGATCAATCGGAAGCGAAACTAGCGAGGAATTTTCTATGCATTTCATACATGCAAATTCGCGCCAGCCGCCCTATAACACCTACATCTTGATGATAAGCTTGTGATATCGTTGTACAGCAGGTCTGATGTGCTTTGGGAATTTCCAGAATTTGAGGCTGCTTTCTACCACACCAATTGGTCTCGTGGCCActtttcttcagaagctGGAATGCTTTGAAGGGATTCTGTTCTTGACGACAAATCAGCCTGATGGTCTGGATGCGGCCATCCTGAACCGAGTCCTTCTATCGCTAATATATAGTGACCTCAACCATGATGCAAGAAAAGAGATCTTTCAACAGTTCCTACAGAAAGACATCAGCATAAAAGTCAATGTCAATGATCAGCAACTGACTGCTCTGGCACAAGTAACTCTTAATGGATGGCAGGTGAGTGGAGCCCATGGTTGAATGAGCTCCTCAGACTGATTTGCTTAGATCAAAAATACCATGTCTATTGCTTGCATGATAGCAACAAAAGATGGCGAACTGAGGTTTGACCATGTCTGATCAGCATTGACCATGAATGGGCGTTGTGTGCCGGACTCGGGACTGGCTTATAAGTGGAATAAGTTGTATGAGTGAGCTGTTAATGCCTTCTCCTCAGGTAAATATGCTCGGATGCGCTGGAGTGGCGTTTGGGGAGAATTCTGCTAAATAGCGGGCAATTACTGCTGGGAGCTTTCCTCTATTCAAATTTTGAGATAATAAATTTGACTGGGGGCTAATCTGCTTTGTGTTTTGcttcattttatttttttttctcttgaTAATCGCATGTGATGATGGTGCTGCCGGTCAGAGGTGATCTGGCTGAGAAGACTTCTTAGTGAGTCAAATGTGAGCCAAGGTGAAAACTGCAATGATCATCTGTGGTGACAACCATGGAGCCATTGCTCTGTCCCCGAATGGGCAATACCACTCCCGCACGAAGCATATGGAAATCCAACGCAAGTGGCAAGGAGAGATCCATTCCAACTATGGAGCAAATTGCTGATGGGTTCACCAAGCGTTGAAACCGGTCCTTTTGGGACCAGTCTGTTTTAGAGCCTTGGCTTTTTCGAATTTTTGGATTTCTGGATTTTTGGCTTTTTGCAATTTTGTGATTCCTGTCGTGATCGAATTGCACCATGTTTCGGCATTAtgatggaggactcgtaTGCTagtcattcactaagctacctaaaggggaatcttgTCTACCTTCTGTTTGCTATCATCCAGTTCATATTTGGTCCATTGGATCATCTGATTAGCGCGATGTCAATGGTGATGGCACTCTCAATCCGATAGTTTTACCGTTAGGTTATTTCTACTCTGTGGTAGCTACGATCTAACCAGGCAATATATTAAAGGCGGAATCTCCTCAAGAATTGCAACGTAATATAGAAGCTTTATCTGCCAACTCTCACAATGCTTTAAAACATGTACGGTTTTATCAAGCTGGAGAAACGCAATACAGTCCTGAAGAAAACTCCGCAACGGTAAAGTAACCGGCAAAGGTTCACCAGAGATATTCTGCTAATACACTTCAAGCAAACAAGATGGACCCCCTCCCAGCAACTGAATCCATGGCCACCGCTATTCCGAAAAAGAGCAAGTACCGGGGCACTTCAAGAAGATAAGGAGCCTAACAAACGCGAACAATCTGATCAGACTGAGGAAGGATTGTCTTTGAGAGAAGTGCTGAACAAGATGCAGCGAAAGGGTCCGAATTACATTCAGCAACTGCAATGCAGCAGTTCTCGAACCTTGCCCACGGTTTCTTTGGCTTGCAGGAGAAAGCAACAAAACAAGCAGGCCCAAGCTCCATCGTCGCACAATCAGTCTAGTTAGTGCTGAAGGGCTCTTATGTGATGTGATGTCGGCATCATGACTGGCCACCCATCACTAAAGCAAGAAATGAGGCTTCGGGTTGCGTGAACCCGCGGCATCCCGGGGTCATGACCGGGATGGAGAGTGGATTTTATTAGACTGGGGATTATGCCTTGAATTTGTTTGGCAACCCCTGCTGGAGCGGATCTGGGTCCCCATACCTAAGCGCTACTTTTGTTGTCCACAGGTTAACTCACAATTTGACTTCTCGCGCCCAAGAATGGTCACAACACCCCGCATTCAGTTTGCTGCCCAACAGCTATGATGTAATCAAAGTCCCCTGCGCAAACACTTTCACATGGCGGGGCTTCAAAAACATTTCAGATGAAAATTCCAAGCCATCAAGGAATGAATTCGAGGCTTTTGCAATataccaaaaaaaaaaaaaaaaaggtatcctataaggtagttcaccactaagcaagccacaccactaaacgagccaaatcttccaccaccaaaattcctccaacattcaacattcaatatgcaacaacatggtcaacaacacctcaattaggcttgcaattgaagatcttgaatcacaaGAGACCCCAAATTATACTGCAACTgcaagaaagtactcagttaactGAGAGACCCTGCACTAATGGCATAAAggcttgcaacttgctcaggatgaagcagcctctcaatataagaaaaagctctctgatatacaggagACAGAGctcctgaattatataaacaagctctctagccaCAGCCTTGCCATTACACCTCAGATCCTATGaaatattgtacaagagatgacagaagagGATGTTGGGATCAACTGGGTTAATCAATTTTGCAAGCAGCATAATGACAAGATCAAAtgcatttatctcaaagcaattaaTTAAAATAGACaggtagcagataactatcagtgctttaagcacttctatatgcttgtaatttgatgatttatttgattacttgtgattgcagttgttgatgctggctaactatttgactactacttatggagtagttggagcagaaaattgatcaatataatcttgagccCTCAAACATCTATAACTTTAATGAAAAAGGATTCCTCCTAGGCTCCTGCCATGCCTCAAAGcaattagtctctattgaagccctatgagctggaaagaatgccATCACCCAGAATAATAGTCAGGAATTCCTCTCATtgctctgctcagtctctgctgaagaaattgcactacctccagctcttatttaccaGAGTGAATTGTGAGATCTCCAGAATACATGGCTAGATGATTATGATGGAAGCAAATGGGcctactttgcagcttcaacaaatggtTGGAGCAATGATGAATATGGACTGGAGTGGTTGAAACAGGTTTTCAATTAGCatactaagaaacaagctggtcaagaaagatatctgcttctactagatggccattcctcccatataaatatgaaatttattgaatacACTGACTGtgaaaagattcttcttatgaTTCTCCCACCACATTCAACCCActgtttgcaatctcttgatgttggaatctttgggctgctgggcaaggcatattccaatgagctggaagcactactatatcAAGGAATGGGCTATATttaaatgacaaaaagagatttctggagactattcaatatggcttggaagaaggctttgacagttgaaaatatacttgctggctttgcaaagactgggaTTAATTCTCTGGATCCTTAACATTAACTACactgatttgaaactgctcaagcctCTACACTGCCAGTTAAACCTTCtatttctagcaatatgcaccagctctgacaagagatcaagagtatattgtagtggggattccggtacctcattaggacaaaggttgttccggtccgaggcgcaaaccaccccaaagctactatccttgagctatataaaccacctgtagcccctgcatcttgcttattaccttcacgcaccatggctcttttctacacactcgttccttactaccagttcggttattagttagtgaatatgaagattccttgttcatgaaacttgctactgttcctcattagagctgcctgtgttagtacggggctctttagtactattactccttgcaagcttaggcgtctgttagaacatatctatctctacacttactactcgaccatacccttactatgtggtgatttttcacctttcttgtgctctcaccatatcaaccaactcgcctactttgacgaggcatcccatcgtaccccgctccatttggtgaccaagctgagacctgaagatgatgatgcggtgatttggtgactgccaaggaagagaaaaacaaattctgagacacatgaagcgatacactatttcaaggtaagatcttatggactaggaacacagtactaatcagttttttttatttaggaataaggttagggagcttagatttgaatgcctcttatctagagcttgcccgataaacaggtttttggaagatattgactaatagacagaacatactgtgtgacataaccaaagatcaagaaaccaagaaattggaatcagaatcaactatggctgaaggtactacaggatcatatgcaactatgtcactgggtgaggacaagagaattgtggttcattcccacattcctatgccttcccctggcacggcaaatgcaccttggtttgacggcagagatgctaccctgtttattgaaaggttttatcagatgtgcaaggatcatggggtaattgaccctaaaaacattattgaacggttggctaggtactgtgttacatggattggagaatggatgaagaccttggaaggctacaaagaaggtaattgggaagtattctccaaagagattattcatgaatttcgtgatcaagacattacttacaagattcaccgTCGGGATTACCTCCgggcaattacaaagaaaccgcgtgcttgggatggcaacattcgCGCCTATGTTcgagaatacactactatcgccagtacagttcaagcaaatggaaggcttgatgaattcactaaggtgtcttggttccttcaggggctacctgagaagctccggaataaggttattgacaaggccaagctcaatctttcagatgatatgtcgcctattgattttaggaaagttgttcgggtgaccatggatttgatcgaccagtatgaagggaataagaaggtctttgaagaagatgaaatgaaacaaaaggaaatggagaagcttggtgagcaatatcaattggctaacaagccccctacagttgaagctccaaagaaaacagctagttttgcgaagactgaagaatccgAATcgaaagccaaagccaagggctctgacagcgccaatattgaagctgctattgaaaagatgaccaacgagttcacaaatttggcattggccatgagagtacaatcaaatcagatacaagggaattccgatcagtattatatgctgcagagagaaggacctccgaaacctataccaaattatccaacaaatgtgactgttaatcctacaactgtacaagagaatactcaactgccagtcaacccctatttggctcgaaatggctctcctatgacaggctatagtGGTGCTCGTGGACGAGGAGGAGCTcgaactggaggaatttcgACACGtccctcatgcttctactgtggaaaacctggacatcgtcaatctcagtgttatgaataccaatccgatatgagtaatggatactgccatattgatgacaaAGGGAACTTACGCATGGGCTCTAAGGGTCAAAACTATCGAGCTGTCACtcctaaacctggaatcccaaacatgtatattgtacggtctatgggagaggatgaatgggCGATTCCGGAGTCAACAAGCCCTAAAAAGGAGaccaatcagcaagaagagacacctcctgcaaattcaaccagtgtgaaggtccaagcaggacggcttgcatacctaatgtctgatggagaatctgattcggataaggaatatgaaccattggaagaaaggacatcagtcaatgttggaacagttggagaagctaagaacaatcaaagagctaagattgcaacgCCCCATACTCAGCgtactggacaatttattacttaccgggataatcaggctagtgttgatgacgATGTCATGGAAGACGTTGAACcgatcaatcagaagaagcctgaaattcagaacaagtccgcggagaaacaaagaccaagatattctgcaacagatcgCTTATCCTCTCAGATCCGTGATTCAAcggatgccaatgaattaatgggtcgaattctcaatggaaaagtcgaattgtcagtcaaggagcttataggtgtatcaccaaagcttcatcGAGCGTTCTTcggatcaggctggaataacagtactagcaaaagccatgcaaagGTTGGAGTCTCcgaaccagttcagcctgagctaaagatcaattccgGTCGACTTAcatcaaagcccatggtgccaaaatccaaaacagcatatggaatgcGTTCGTTATATGcgccagtcactataaaccaacaagaattaatggcgTTGATcgatactggttcagaaatcaatttgttgtctcggaagtatgctgaaatgttgaatctgccaatggaaaataagccgcgagtgaccatggttgttcaaacgGGAGAAGTCGCTCCTTTTTACGCGTTTTGTGAcgaagtgcctgttcaaattggagatattgttacacatacccctttccttatattcgagggaggggatcagcaacttattcttggaagaccttggcaatttgctgcctgttggggatgcaacacctcagaagacggcggagtgaactgtgaaatttataacgAGGAACGAACGCGTCGCCTAGTTTTCGAAggctttaagccaaactcgagcaacatgagatatgcGACTGATAAATCGAACAGCGATCATTTAAACGATTCAACgggcatttaatcaggcgGGTGCCCgtggatacaaggcctgagggggatgaagaagatgtgatgaagacgatgggtataagaattaatgatgagaaggttgaaggtcaggagattgaaaagaatagggaaGTCGGGAGCGTTGGCAGCATTGCCGGCGTTGGTGCTTACGGCGATgaggagaaacataattccggcgttggtgaatccaaaagcgCGCTAAGCCTAATCGGATTGACCAGCgcgctggtgaatcaaatggaccaatcagaagacaaggataattttgcatcGGGAGTTCGGATTTTCCGACCTCCGCTTCCCGATCCAGACAGCGTCAcggctcactgcaaacattacacacgcgatataaattccagtttaattcGCAAACCTATTCCACGAAGTGCTCGATCAATTTAcgcatctctgaacaaaaatcacgATTTTGTCACGAAGAAATCGCGTCAGAtagacattttcaatagtggatgGGACATCGGGCcgccttcttcagaggtctggagagtgtgcactgcttataagcggaaagctgataagataaggccattagcacctggaaaatctgatggaagcaaaccggaaggcctagataattgggtggatgtttgtttggataagtattacCCTGAGGAGAAACGCGTCGcgtttaattgtgaatttgatgaccaTATTAGGCCTAGGATCGCgccctttcctgttggagaacggctaacaaatgagagaattgagaaactcaaaattggatttgaactgacaagtcgggagaaagaatttttcatatcagtcctTTATAAACGTGAAGGGGCgttggcttggtcattcaaagacctaTGTGGCGTTCatcctgaatgcttgcctccccaggttattcggacagagccccatgaggcttggcagactaagacttaccgAATTCCTCgtgctctacatgataagctaattaaaatcattcaggacaggttagaagctaaaacgttggagccttgccatggttcatataccaatccctattttctggtcgcaaagaaacagaaaggcgAATATCGTTTAGTTGACgcagcacatatgtacaacaaagttactattcgGGACGCTTTTATTCCTCCTAATGTTGACGAATACGCTGAAGACTTCGGCggacttgttatggctagcctatgcgacttattctctggatacgATAATTTTCcgttagctgaagaaagcagagatatgacagccattgcaacccCTATTGGGCTCTTTCGCCATACGACTTTAGTCCAAGGGGCAACGAATtcgccagctcaagccccacgcgggataatgaagataatacgcgaggtttttccagagattgctcgAGCCTTTATGGATGACCTTGGGGTAAAAGGATCGCgtgtcaaagatgaaactgaagtcctcccaggaataagaagatttgtttatgaccatctgcagaacctggactACGTTCTATGGCTTGTCgaaatctctggggccaggatctccggcgccaaatctcaattctgcatgtctggagtcaatgtcGTTGGATGGGTCTGCGACTATGACGGACGACGacctgaggaagccaaggtGGCTAAAATTGCGAATTGGCCTACCCCTACGAGCGTTACAGAATTACGAGGATTCctagggcttgctggatatttccgAATACTCatagagcattatagttggataaccgaacctttacattatctgcttcgacgaaatgttacatggacatggactgaagagcaaaatgacgcctttatgcttttgaaagaaaagttatgttcattccCTATCGTTCTTCCGATCAATTACGAACAGgatcctttgcttatcactgtggctgttgatgccagtggattaggatggggaggatgcattattcaggagcaaCGAGGAGCTCGACATCCCGCACGATACGAAtccggagtatggagtgattcagagaaaacatatgatgcGGGC is a genomic window of Coccidioides posadasii str. Silveira chromosome 3, complete sequence containing:
- a CDS encoding uncharacterized protein (EggNog:ENOG410PN5I~COG:S~BUSCO:5732at33183), translated to MTTILVPTRASTTNRATLHPYLDNALHDTFISDWSYSSGTKILTHSLTVGGNAITNSHVLQTPTRLSAVEWLTSMSHARAQAKDANIHGRTKNGAKIAGKENATLNGWSDATTKRKAADYEEDIEGFQFSRTSRPKKPRPSPENAAVDTAPQNLPAQKRRGRKGSPGVVDSNLETPNGYSVAEPTRRRPKRLAADEHEALPRSKKQLQDSETTVGRSTTKKGRPGKTKDPDLPHGVVEENEERETTPQPQVAETKIALPFADTPVIQRNKEMRQERGRGKRRSSFGMRGRRASSLIDSGASNALPHDKVDVAEFYKHIESEDLSEPRRMRQLLTWCATRAMGDKPSGSRSDDESAKLAARVIQEEMLKEFSNRSELSDWFSREETASPAVVVKKPNPKNVQNAEKIKELEQHIQRLQAERQSLADLLRAPSLPSIEPPSEETDFNQKSESQPRLSSPDLIDPALLDISQRSLLDVVKEPLFPSQPQSQSLPTTSRMVSETSDPISSLTIRLSSLSSSLAPTLDSFAAGIHDLELYRSAADNVAGGVLRACARRLEERDLRGSTRSPVTAEVKSESEGDDGGGMTKKDIEKEDLRVVLGALSRLERR
- a CDS encoding uncharacterized protein (EggNog:ENOG410PXAH~COG:T); its protein translation is MNGDPLLIQPEGALGFIALGSAGAIFQDSNGQVIKTTLKHDVKGCSKQVIEHVRHIQSISELCIDREKSIYKALPKHPRVLDCLETKEKSLHFPFCRLGNLRDYLQHNEIDNNIRDQWVRNAIDSIAVIHAYGVIHADISPRNFLVADDLSIKLCDFAGSAIGDLQPLVEEEDRYRISPLSPRNFKTDLFALGCLIYEISTGIRPYDEIDDTEEVEKLYKAHIFPKLDGLKYQNIIYKC